One Acetobacterium sp. KB-1 DNA segment encodes these proteins:
- a CDS encoding uroporphyrinogen decarboxylase family protein, with the protein MIKERLSTEYKTKLFTDIYSGNKPDRVPEKVGVNACAALELAGYDLRLAQYGITKVLDATEKINAKYDTYTLIGTWPGTPWLHKFTGSRTNVMGEDGFIQHPNVHGMEADEYDLLLADPLKFIWETVIPRLFTEFDAPPMKAALAMAKTIKANDYINGKIAQGNMSLIKKYDKSAFPTFVGISRAPFDYLADYLRSFTGALVDIRRKPNEVLEAVNLITPLMIKAGCPRHVETPSRLTRIFFALHMPTFMSEKFFAKFWWPSFKETVWAIYDKGFGINIFCEENWMHLLDYLNELPPGCELQFEYGDPKTIREKVGDKHLISGLFPVSLMKSGTKEEVCDKAKEYLDILAVDGKYIFNFDKSILTAGQINWDLFQPLIDTVHEYGKN; encoded by the coding sequence GTGATTAAAGAAAGATTGAGCACAGAATATAAAACAAAATTATTTACGGATATTTATTCGGGAAATAAGCCGGATCGGGTTCCCGAAAAAGTGGGCGTCAACGCCTGTGCGGCACTGGAATTAGCTGGTTATGACTTGCGATTGGCCCAATATGGTATTACCAAGGTACTGGATGCGACAGAAAAGATAAACGCCAAATATGACACATACACGCTCATTGGCACATGGCCAGGTACGCCATGGTTGCATAAGTTTACCGGCAGTCGAACCAATGTAATGGGAGAAGATGGATTTATACAGCATCCCAATGTTCATGGTATGGAAGCGGATGAATACGACCTGCTTTTGGCGGACCCCTTGAAATTTATCTGGGAAACGGTTATTCCAAGGCTCTTTACAGAATTTGATGCACCGCCAATGAAGGCCGCTCTGGCAATGGCGAAAACAATCAAGGCAAACGATTATATCAATGGAAAAATCGCCCAGGGTAATATGTCATTGATAAAAAAATACGATAAGTCGGCATTTCCGACTTTTGTGGGAATAAGTCGAGCCCCCTTTGATTATCTGGCGGATTACCTTCGCTCCTTCACGGGGGCACTTGTCGATATCCGCAGAAAGCCGAACGAAGTGCTTGAAGCCGTTAACCTGATTACGCCGTTGATGATCAAAGCCGGCTGCCCACGACATGTAGAAACCCCCAGCAGATTGACCAGAATTTTCTTTGCTCTGCATATGCCAACCTTTATGTCAGAGAAATTTTTTGCAAAATTCTGGTGGCCTTCTTTTAAGGAAACGGTCTGGGCAATTTATGATAAGGGCTTTGGCATCAACATCTTCTGTGAAGAAAACTGGATGCATTTGCTGGATTATTTAAATGAACTGCCCCCTGGTTGCGAGCTTCAATTTGAGTATGGCGATCCCAAAACGATCAGAGAAAAAGTTGGTGATAAGCACCTTATTTCAGGGCTCTTCCCCGTCAGTCTGATGAAAAGTGGGACAAAAGAGGAAGTCTGTGATAAGGCGAAGGAATATTTGGACATCCTCGCAGTGGATGGTAAGTATATCTTTAATTTCGATAAGTCCATTCTAACAGCAGGACAAATAAACTGGGATCTTTTTCAACCCCTCATCGATACGGTTCATGAATATGGAAAGAATTAG
- a CDS encoding acyl CoA:acetate/3-ketoacid CoA transferase encodes MSKQILAREAVGLIKDKSTVVWTTAGLCCFPEEIAVALEKRFLETGQPKNLTIVHSCGCGDGKDKGMNHLAYEGLTERLISGHTGQAPRMGELITENKIETYLLPQGVMAHLWREIAGKKPGVITKVGLRTYVDPRLQGGKITKCTKEDLVELMEIDNQEWLRYKTFPIDVAIIRATTADQKGNLSMEKEGLLLEALPMAQAAKNSGGIVIAQVEYLAKAGSLHPLDVKVPGALVDYIVVASPENHMQTTGTQFNPAFVGDLKMPMDSIKPMLFNERKIIARRAAMELDANGIINLGIGMPDGVARVASEEGIADDLVMTTELGTYGGIPGAGDDFGVAYNAEAIIEHEAQFDFYDGGGLSATFLGLAQTDKKGNLNVSKFGKKVVGSGGFINISQNSKKVIFCGTFTAGGGKYEIKDGKIRILEEGRVKKFVNQVDHITFSGEYATEIKQPVLYITERAVFTLEDGEMTLIEIAPGISIERDILPAMEFAPRISPDLKEMDSSIFYEQWNQLKNSMISSSQTART; translated from the coding sequence ATGAGTAAACAAATTTTAGCCCGTGAAGCAGTGGGCTTAATTAAAGACAAATCAACGGTGGTATGGACAACCGCAGGACTCTGTTGTTTTCCCGAAGAAATTGCAGTTGCGCTGGAAAAGCGTTTTTTAGAAACGGGACAGCCTAAAAACCTTACAATCGTACATAGCTGTGGATGCGGGGATGGCAAAGATAAGGGGATGAACCACCTGGCATACGAGGGATTGACCGAGCGTCTGATTTCAGGGCACACCGGTCAGGCACCGCGAATGGGCGAACTCATAACCGAAAATAAAATAGAAACCTATCTGCTGCCACAGGGGGTCATGGCCCATCTGTGGAGAGAGATTGCGGGGAAAAAACCGGGTGTCATTACCAAGGTAGGCCTGAGAACCTATGTCGATCCAAGGCTTCAAGGTGGAAAAATAACAAAATGTACCAAAGAGGATCTGGTCGAGCTGATGGAAATTGACAATCAGGAGTGGTTGCGATATAAAACATTTCCTATTGATGTTGCAATTATTAGGGCCACAACAGCCGATCAAAAGGGAAATCTCTCAATGGAGAAAGAAGGTCTTTTACTGGAAGCGCTGCCGATGGCTCAGGCAGCAAAAAACTCAGGCGGCATCGTCATTGCTCAAGTTGAATATCTGGCAAAGGCGGGCTCATTACATCCGTTGGACGTAAAGGTGCCGGGTGCGCTGGTTGATTATATCGTCGTTGCCAGTCCTGAAAACCATATGCAAACCACGGGAACACAATTTAATCCAGCGTTTGTCGGCGATTTAAAGATGCCCATGGACTCAATCAAACCAATGCTTTTTAATGAGCGAAAAATAATTGCAAGAAGAGCAGCCATGGAACTGGATGCCAATGGTATCATCAATCTTGGTATCGGAATGCCTGATGGCGTGGCCAGAGTGGCCTCAGAAGAGGGAATTGCGGATGATCTGGTGATGACAACGGAACTGGGAACTTATGGCGGAATCCCTGGTGCCGGCGATGATTTTGGGGTAGCCTATAATGCCGAGGCCATCATTGAGCATGAGGCTCAATTCGACTTTTACGATGGTGGCGGTCTTAGTGCAACCTTTCTAGGGCTGGCACAAACCGATAAAAAGGGAAATCTTAATGTCAGTAAATTTGGGAAAAAGGTGGTCGGTTCCGGCGGATTTATCAATATTTCACAGAATTCAAAAAAAGTAATCTTTTGTGGAACCTTTACTGCTGGTGGTGGAAAGTATGAAATCAAGGATGGGAAAATCCGCATTCTCGAAGAGGGACGCGTAAAAAAATTTGTGAATCAGGTCGATCATATAACCTTTAGCGGTGAATATGCCACCGAAATAAAGCAACCTGTTCTTTACATCACGGAAAGGGCTGTTTTTACCTTAGAAGATGGTGAAATGACACTCATTGAAATCGCACCGGGGATCAGCATTGAAAGAGACATCTTACCGGCAATGGAATTTGCACCGAGAATTTCACCAGATCTAAAAGAGATGGATAGCAGTATTTTTTACGAGCAGTGGAATCAGCTTAAAAATAGTATGATTTCCAGCTCACAAACGGCAAGAACTTGA
- the fabG gene encoding 3-oxoacyl-[acyl-carrier-protein] reductase, with protein sequence MRLDNKVAIVTGSAQGLGKAMVLKLAQSGAKIVVTDINYEACLKVEKEIKVAGGEAFSVNCNVTSRTEVKDLIAKTISRYGQIDILINNAGITKDAQITKMTDEQWDSVLETDLKSMFICIQEVLVEMIPHGSGKIINITSIAGEEGNFGQTNYSAAKAGVIGMTKTLSKELGKRGITVNAVAPGFILTEMTDSIPEKIKQQLIGRIPLKRGGEPEEVADAVLFLASDQASFITGHVLNVNGGMYV encoded by the coding sequence ATGAGACTCGATAATAAAGTTGCCATTGTCACCGGTTCTGCTCAGGGACTGGGTAAGGCGATGGTATTAAAGCTAGCTCAATCCGGGGCAAAAATCGTTGTAACGGATATTAATTATGAGGCTTGTTTAAAGGTTGAAAAAGAGATCAAAGTGGCAGGCGGAGAGGCGTTTTCGGTTAATTGCAACGTTACCAGCCGGACAGAGGTTAAGGATTTAATCGCAAAAACGATTAGTCGTTATGGTCAAATCGATATCCTTATTAACAATGCGGGGATAACAAAGGATGCCCAAATAACGAAGATGACCGATGAACAATGGGACAGTGTGTTAGAAACGGATCTTAAATCGATGTTTATCTGCATCCAGGAAGTACTGGTAGAAATGATTCCCCATGGCAGCGGAAAGATCATTAATATTACCTCCATTGCCGGAGAAGAGGGGAATTTTGGTCAGACGAATTATTCAGCCGCAAAGGCTGGTGTGATTGGTATGACAAAGACGCTGAGTAAGGAACTGGGTAAAAGAGGCATAACGGTAAATGCGGTCGCACCAGGATTTATTTTAACAGAAATGACAGATAGCATACCGGAAAAAATTAAGCAACAACTTATCGGAAGAATCCCGTTAAAGCGTGGTGGAGAACCTGAAGAGGTTGCTGATGCAGTATTGTTTTTAGCGTCTGATCAGGCATCGTTTATTACTGGACATGTTCTTAATGTAAATGGTGGAATGTATGTCTAG